From Proteiniborus sp. MB09-C3, the proteins below share one genomic window:
- a CDS encoding hemerythrin domain-containing protein: MNTIEILVNEHDNIKKVLRIIRKICVDIVEGKEIPHDDLISIIDFIRNYADKYHHGKEEDMLFKDMATELVDKIGSGPVQGMLIEHDYGRSFVRELEAALKAYKEGNNEAKVDIISNAMGYANLLEKHIFKEDNMLYKYAEKNLKEETINKLDREFKEYEENKEHIETKEKYIRLARDLEKKYI, encoded by the coding sequence ATGAACACAATTGAGATTCTCGTAAACGAGCATGATAATATTAAGAAAGTGCTTAGAATAATAAGAAAAATATGTGTAGATATTGTTGAAGGAAAAGAAATTCCACACGATGATCTGATTTCAATTATTGATTTTATAAGAAATTATGCAGACAAGTATCACCATGGGAAAGAAGAAGATATGTTATTTAAAGACATGGCAACAGAACTAGTTGATAAAATAGGCTCTGGCCCAGTTCAAGGAATGCTTATTGAGCATGATTATGGAAGAAGTTTTGTTAGAGAGCTTGAAGCTGCCTTAAAAGCATATAAGGAAGGTAATAATGAAGCTAAAGTTGACATAATATCAAATGCTATGGGATATGCAAATCTTTTGGAAAAACACATATTCAAGGAAGACAATATGCTATACAAATATGCAGAAAAAAATCTAAAAGAAGAAACTATAAATAAATTAGATAGAGAATTTAAAGAATATGAAGAAAACAAGGAGCATATAGAAACTAAGGAAAAGTATATTAGATTGGCAAGGGATTTAGAAAAGAAATATATATAA
- a CDS encoding M28 family peptidase, whose translation MRINKKLTVFVSIVLAAFLFFSGCTTFGKANNIGKDQKIAFVNIKEKHLNSENIMNIIDELTSEKYKGRLAGTKGNELATQYIANYFKKIKLDYPSDLGGYLQNYDQNVRFTYSAPKLEIVNISGKVEKEYEYIKEFSVYTWTTSLSIKGDVKGKGVVIDDPRILSADLKPYEGKILLVPSKIISSAGSTNIINRVLLRNSSIGGMVMEVDIDNPNHAYGSFVVAPNAQPTAKFAEKKPMLFNCDTATFKDLVDAANKDLDINMKADFAVENVTAANVIGYIEGKDEALKKEFIIIGAHFDHAGDNKNGTYNPGALDNASGTAVMMEIARVLKEGKYKPKKSILFIAFNGEEEGLYGSYHYVNSPLYPLNKETTVMINLDMIGSKTEMPLTLLSFDNINTKLREEFYKYSKVLKIDCAQEAGQGSDHDSFGAKGIDSLCLINMDLKNGYHTPDDTIDKIDEKRIAEIAKLVLYYLDKNAF comes from the coding sequence GTGAGGATAAATAAAAAACTCACAGTATTTGTTAGTATTGTACTTGCTGCGTTTTTATTTTTTAGTGGATGTACAACTTTTGGTAAAGCTAACAATATTGGAAAGGATCAAAAAATAGCTTTTGTAAATATTAAAGAAAAGCATCTAAATTCAGAAAATATAATGAATATAATTGATGAATTGACCTCAGAGAAGTACAAGGGACGGCTTGCTGGAACAAAAGGAAATGAGCTTGCTACCCAATATATAGCTAATTACTTTAAAAAAATTAAACTTGACTATCCAAGTGATTTAGGTGGCTATTTACAGAATTATGATCAAAATGTGAGATTTACATATAGTGCTCCTAAACTAGAAATAGTAAATATAAGTGGGAAGGTAGAAAAGGAGTACGAATACATCAAGGAATTTTCTGTATATACGTGGACTACTTCTCTAAGTATAAAAGGAGATGTAAAAGGAAAAGGTGTAGTTATAGATGATCCTAGAATACTTTCAGCAGATTTAAAACCATATGAAGGAAAGATTCTTCTAGTACCAAGCAAAATTATTTCTAGTGCAGGAAGTACAAATATAATTAATAGAGTATTATTGAGGAACAGCAGCATTGGTGGAATGGTAATGGAAGTTGACATTGATAATCCAAATCATGCTTATGGCAGCTTTGTAGTAGCGCCAAATGCTCAACCTACAGCAAAATTTGCTGAAAAAAAACCAATGCTTTTCAATTGCGATACAGCGACATTTAAAGATTTAGTTGATGCTGCCAATAAAGATCTAGATATTAATATGAAGGCGGACTTTGCAGTTGAAAATGTAACTGCAGCAAATGTAATAGGATACATTGAAGGCAAAGATGAAGCTCTAAAAAAAGAATTCATTATTATAGGAGCTCATTTTGATCATGCAGGAGACAATAAAAATGGCACTTATAACCCAGGGGCATTAGATAATGCTTCAGGTACTGCTGTTATGATGGAGATAGCAAGAGTACTGAAGGAAGGAAAATATAAGCCGAAAAAATCTATTCTTTTTATTGCCTTTAATGGAGAAGAAGAAGGTCTATATGGTTCATATCATTATGTTAATAGTCCACTATATCCGCTAAATAAAGAAACAACAGTTATGATCAATTTAGATATGATAGGTTCAAAAACTGAAATGCCTCTCACATTATTGAGCTTTGACAATATTAATACTAAACTAAGGGAAGAGTTCTATAAGTATTCAAAAGTACTAAAAATTGATTGTGCACAAGAGGCAGGGCAGGGAAGTGATCACGATTCTTTTGGTGCTAAAGGCATAGATTCATTATGTTTGATCAATATGGATTTAAAAAATGGATATCATACACCAGACGATACAATAGATAAGATAGATGAAAAACGAATTGCAGAAATAGCTAAGCTTGTACTATATTATTTGGATAAAAATGCTTTTTAA
- a CDS encoding alpha-L-fucosidase has product MNLVEERNKRTYWFLRDRLGMFIHWGLYSIPARGEWVMTNEKMSKEEYKQYFHEFDPISYDSKFWAKAAKNAGMKYAVMTARHHDGFCLFDSKLTDYKATNTKAKRDLIKEYVEAFRAEGLKVGLYYSVIDWHHDDFPHYEDRHHPMRDNENYKDVKHDFEKYLEYMHGQVRELCTNYGKIDILWFDFSYDDMVGEKWKATELIDMVRGLQPDVIIDNRLEASGENSGSIMTNNPSFFAGDFASPEQIIPPEGIVDENGNSIPWEACITMNNHWGYSSTDKNFKSAKMIIRKLVECVSKNGNLLLNIGPDAKGEIPYESLNILDSMGKWLKQNGRSIYNCGKACLPKPEWGYYTQNGNKLYAHIFEGSIGPLGIQGLNGKIKKIRLLSDGSELKIIKPWNTMDYNNYVFINFGTPEHLTYPLPDDIDTVVELELLD; this is encoded by the coding sequence ATGAATCTGGTTGAAGAGAGAAATAAGAGGACATATTGGTTTCTTAGAGATAGGCTTGGCATGTTCATTCACTGGGGCTTATATTCAATTCCTGCAAGAGGGGAATGGGTAATGACTAATGAAAAGATGTCAAAGGAAGAGTATAAGCAATATTTCCATGAGTTTGATCCAATAAGCTATGACTCCAAATTCTGGGCTAAAGCCGCAAAAAATGCAGGAATGAAATATGCTGTTATGACAGCAAGACACCATGATGGTTTTTGTTTATTTGACAGTAAGCTTACTGATTACAAAGCTACTAATACTAAAGCAAAAAGAGATTTAATAAAAGAATATGTAGAGGCATTTAGAGCTGAAGGTCTTAAGGTAGGTCTTTATTATTCTGTTATTGATTGGCATCATGATGATTTCCCTCATTATGAAGATAGACACCATCCCATGAGAGATAATGAGAATTACAAGGATGTAAAGCATGATTTTGAAAAATATCTAGAATATATGCATGGACAAGTTCGAGAGCTATGTACAAACTATGGGAAAATAGATATTCTCTGGTTCGATTTTTCCTATGATGATATGGTTGGTGAAAAGTGGAAAGCCACTGAACTAATAGATATGGTAAGAGGCTTACAGCCTGATGTAATAATCGATAATAGATTAGAAGCAAGTGGGGAAAACTCTGGAAGTATTATGACTAATAATCCTAGCTTTTTTGCTGGTGACTTTGCATCTCCTGAGCAAATTATTCCACCAGAAGGAATAGTGGATGAAAACGGCAATTCAATACCCTGGGAAGCTTGTATTACAATGAATAATCACTGGGGTTACTCTTCTACAGACAAAAATTTCAAATCTGCAAAGATGATTATTAGAAAGCTAGTAGAATGTGTTAGCAAAAACGGAAACCTTTTGCTAAATATTGGACCTGATGCAAAGGGTGAAATTCCCTATGAGTCCCTAAATATTCTAGATAGCATGGGCAAATGGCTAAAACAAAATGGCAGGAGCATATATAACTGCGGAAAAGCCTGTCTTCCGAAACCTGAATGGGGCTATTATACTCAAAATGGTAATAAATTATATGCTCATATTTTTGAAGGAAGCATAGGACCTTTAGGTATCCAAGGACTAAATGGTAAGATTAAAAAGATTAGATTGCTTTCCGATGGCTCTGAACTTAAGATAATAAAGCCTTGGAACACTATGGATTATAATAACTATGTTTTCATTAATTTCGGAACACCTGAGCATCTTACATATCCATTGCCAGATGATATTGATACAGTTGTAGAGCTTGAGCTTTTAGATTAA
- a CDS encoding sensor histidine kinase translates to MEIVANFLTNIIDVNILYYYMKAFVKGKKSNNKYVLLWLFIIVLLNTFVNSFFGLASFIGFILILISMSFVFFLIFKETFLNIFIMLLIGMVLMFALELAAANLIIYIFRLSPSLILELNIYRILAIAIAKGSFLLTVHYWIRKTSFFSYIRNKKSLPIAFIFLFNAIIIYMAFILYRYIRVSTYMDYIFFFLFTLCAILFSWLIYIFTKKMLEQEQQEELMKLKIKEYENQNFYIKNMEDIVQNIRAQRHDFNNHVSTLYGLIYLNKTEEAKKYILGLADDISFINKIIDVGHPVITALINMKRDKILREKINMNLDIQLPQNLSFNYIDLSIVIGNLLDNAIEACLNPSVNEPLINLRIFTKGYYLVIEVSNSKSNMVSTESESLGNRFTTKEDKENHGFGLSNIKRIVNQYEGLLKIEDKENIFAVHIALPLERDIE, encoded by the coding sequence ATGGAAATAGTAGCTAATTTTTTAACAAATATTATTGATGTAAATATACTTTATTATTATATGAAAGCTTTTGTTAAAGGGAAAAAGTCCAACAATAAATATGTCCTACTGTGGCTGTTTATAATTGTATTACTCAATACTTTTGTGAATAGCTTTTTTGGATTAGCTAGTTTCATAGGCTTTATATTGATTTTGATTTCAATGAGCTTTGTTTTTTTCTTGATTTTTAAAGAAACTTTTTTAAATATTTTTATTATGCTACTTATTGGGATGGTTTTGATGTTTGCATTAGAGCTAGCTGCAGCTAATCTAATTATATATATTTTTAGATTATCACCATCGCTGATATTAGAGCTTAACATTTATAGAATTTTAGCAATTGCTATAGCAAAAGGTAGCTTTCTTCTTACCGTACATTACTGGATTAGAAAAACATCCTTTTTCTCATATATTCGGAATAAAAAAAGTCTGCCTATAGCTTTTATATTTCTATTTAATGCAATTATTATTTATATGGCATTTATTCTTTATAGATACATAAGAGTTAGCACTTATATGGACTACATCTTCTTTTTCCTTTTCACATTATGTGCTATTTTATTTAGCTGGTTAATATATATATTTACAAAAAAGATGCTTGAACAAGAGCAACAGGAAGAATTGATGAAATTAAAGATAAAGGAATATGAGAATCAAAACTTTTATATTAAGAATATGGAAGATATTGTGCAAAATATCCGTGCTCAAAGGCATGATTTTAATAATCATGTTAGTACATTGTATGGATTGATTTATCTTAATAAGACTGAGGAAGCGAAAAAATACATACTGGGATTAGCTGATGATATTTCTTTTATCAATAAGATTATTGATGTGGGACATCCTGTAATTACAGCATTAATAAATATGAAAAGAGATAAGATACTAAGAGAGAAAATCAATATGAACTTAGATATTCAATTACCTCAAAACCTGTCCTTTAATTATATTGATTTGTCTATAGTTATAGGCAATCTTTTAGACAATGCAATTGAAGCGTGTCTAAATCCTAGTGTAAATGAGCCACTGATCAATCTTAGAATTTTCACCAAGGGGTACTATTTAGTTATTGAGGTATCGAATTCAAAATCAAATATGGTAAGCACAGAATCAGAATCTTTAGGGAATAGATTTACAACTAAAGAAGACAAAGAAAATCATGGCTTTGGATTAAGTAATATAAAAAGAATAGTAAACCAATACGAAGGGCTCTTAAAGATTGAAGATAAGGAAAATATTTTTGCTGTTCATATAGCTTTGCCTCTAGAAAGAGACATAGAATAA
- a CDS encoding LytTR family DNA-binding domain-containing protein: MDLIIAICDDDKTHVDIIKEYINRIDIDYDVKIIEAYSGEELLELIKDKHMDIIFLDIEMRELNGIETGKKIRERYEDTIIVFLTGYKSYALEAFQIESFQYIIKPITYENFRILMQKIYLRLKEIRAYNNMNKTFSYRTRQGIVSLKYEDIYYFERQGKKTYILTQVGKYEFSGTIKSIMESLDKNIFLRCHQGFVVNTEKFLNINNNEMVLRGIEQAIPIGRKYRQDVLKALEKKLFC; this comes from the coding sequence ATGGATTTGATTATTGCAATCTGCGATGACGATAAAACCCATGTAGATATCATTAAGGAATATATAAACAGGATTGATATTGATTATGATGTCAAAATAATCGAAGCCTATAGTGGAGAAGAATTGCTGGAATTAATAAAGGATAAGCATATGGATATTATCTTTTTAGATATTGAAATGAGGGAATTAAATGGTATAGAAACAGGCAAGAAAATTAGGGAACGGTATGAAGACACAATAATTGTATTTTTAACAGGATATAAAAGTTATGCTTTAGAGGCTTTCCAAATAGAAAGTTTTCAATATATTATAAAACCTATTACATATGAAAATTTCAGGATTTTGATGCAAAAGATCTATCTGCGTCTCAAAGAAATAAGAGCGTATAACAATATGAATAAGACCTTTTCTTATAGAACAAGGCAAGGAATAGTAAGTTTGAAATATGAGGATATTTATTATTTTGAACGACAAGGTAAAAAAACCTATATTTTAACTCAAGTAGGCAAATATGAATTCAGTGGCACAATAAAATCCATAATGGAGTCTTTGGACAAGAATATATTCTTACGTTGTCATCAGGGTTTTGTAGTAAATACTGAAAAATTTCTAAATATAAATAATAACGAAATGGTACTACGTGGTATAGAACAAGCAATACCTATTGGTAGAAAATACAGGCAAGATGTTCTAAAAGCATTAGAAAAGAAATTATTTTGTTAA
- a CDS encoding cyclic lactone autoinducer peptide, with protein sequence MKAKTRLLNGVAAVAMTFANLGLNINCIGLLYQPKSPKK encoded by the coding sequence ATGAAAGCAAAGACTAGATTATTAAATGGTGTGGCAGCAGTGGCTATGACTTTTGCTAACTTAGGATTAAATATTAACTGCATAGGTCTTTTATATCAGCCTAAATCTCCTAAGAAATAG
- a CDS encoding accessory gene regulator B family protein, whose product MINQMACYIFKKMKDNNAIDEENMDMYVFGIEILLITIIKYLGLFIISLLLGVVKEAIAFTLAFSMLRIQAGGVHLESFWQCFVITNIITFSFIFLSKALPISHTPLYSVIMLIISAILVLAFAPVDTENKRLNELEKKLYKKRSIYVIIIGSLITISLGLIYKSFITYGNIVSLGFLCEGITLTPLIARKKSYEEVN is encoded by the coding sequence ATGATTAATCAAATGGCCTGTTATATATTTAAGAAGATGAAAGACAACAATGCTATTGATGAAGAGAATATGGATATGTATGTTTTTGGAATTGAAATCTTATTGATTACGATTATCAAATATCTAGGTTTATTTATTATATCACTATTATTAGGAGTTGTAAAAGAGGCTATTGCATTTACTTTAGCTTTTAGCATGCTAAGAATTCAAGCTGGAGGGGTACATTTAGAATCTTTCTGGCAATGTTTTGTAATTACAAATATCATAACTTTTTCTTTCATATTTCTTTCTAAAGCCTTACCTATCAGTCACACCCCATTATATTCAGTTATCATGCTAATCATATCTGCTATTTTAGTTCTAGCATTTGCACCAGTTGATACAGAGAATAAACGACTAAATGAACTTGAGAAGAAGCTTTATAAGAAAAGAAGTATATATGTAATAATCATAGGAAGTTTAATTACTATCAGCTTAGGATTAATTTATAAATCATTTATTACTTATGGCAATATTGTGTCACTGGGATTTCTCTGCGAGGGAATCACATTGACGCCTTTAATAGCAAGAAAAAAATCGTATGAGGAGGTGAATTAA
- a CDS encoding heavy metal translocating P-type ATPase produces the protein MRKDIVLEGLNCANCAAKIEHKVKSMEEIENASFSFATKIMSVEYNNGLDFEVILNKIKKIVNTLEPDVIVKTDNDLKELGIHGHRHSKSECCSGHDHEHDHSHGHGHSHGEGGHGLLNKKTIRLGVGAILFVAGFMLNKNVNIQLPLYVISYFLIGGDVLFRAVRNITRGQVFDENFLMAIATVGAFAVKEYPEAVAVMLFYQIGEMFQDIAVERSRKSIKSLLNIRPDYANLRTDEGLVVVSPESVNIGDYIVVKPGERVALDGIVVEGESMVDTSALTGESVPRKIKAGDDILSGFVNTSGLLTIEVKKKFNESTVSRILDLVQNASSKKAPTENFITKFARYYTPAVVIGAALVAVIPPIVTGDPFSEWIYRALIFLVISCPCALVISIPLGFFGGIGGASKSGILVKGGNYLEALNEVDTVVFDKTGTLTKGVFKVSEINVEKGFSKEEVLRAAAIAETHSNHPIAKSIIEEFNGEIDESLIESYEEISGHGIKANVKGSVVLAGNLKLLEREGIAATQIEKSGTIVYVAIDGKLAGSIVISDMLKEDSAKAMESLRNQGVKKLMMLTGDLDNVAKQVANELKLDEYYSELLPEDKVNVLEKISRAKGEKGKLVFVGDGINDAPVLARADIGVAMGGLGSDAAIEAADVVLMTDEPSKLSQAISIAKKTKKIVVQNIVLALGVKAIVLALGAFGVATMWEAVFADVGVALLAVLNSMRVMKVK, from the coding sequence GTGAGAAAGGATATCGTATTAGAAGGCTTAAATTGTGCTAATTGTGCTGCAAAGATAGAACATAAAGTCAAATCTATGGAAGAGATTGAAAATGCAAGCTTTAGCTTTGCTACTAAGATTATGTCTGTAGAGTATAATAATGGTCTGGACTTTGAAGTAATACTAAATAAAATAAAGAAAATAGTAAATACATTGGAGCCAGATGTCATCGTTAAAACCGACAATGATTTAAAGGAGCTAGGGATACATGGTCATCGCCATAGTAAAAGTGAATGCTGTTCTGGTCATGACCATGAGCACGATCACAGCCATGGCCATGGACATAGCCATGGAGAAGGTGGACATGGCTTATTGAATAAAAAAACTATAAGGCTTGGAGTAGGAGCAATTTTATTCGTAGCTGGTTTTATGCTAAATAAAAATGTAAATATACAATTGCCACTATATGTAATAAGCTATTTTCTAATAGGTGGCGATGTACTTTTTAGAGCAGTTAGAAATATAACGAGAGGTCAAGTATTTGATGAAAATTTCTTAATGGCTATTGCAACTGTTGGAGCTTTTGCTGTTAAAGAGTATCCAGAGGCTGTAGCGGTAATGCTATTTTATCAAATAGGTGAGATGTTCCAGGATATAGCAGTTGAGCGTTCAAGAAAATCTATTAAGTCGCTTCTAAACATTAGACCAGATTATGCTAATCTAAGAACTGATGAGGGCCTAGTTGTTGTAAGTCCAGAGTCAGTAAATATAGGAGATTATATAGTAGTTAAGCCAGGAGAGAGAGTAGCATTAGATGGAATCGTAGTTGAAGGAGAATCAATGGTTGATACTTCTGCACTTACAGGAGAATCAGTACCTAGAAAAATAAAAGCTGGCGATGATATATTAAGTGGATTTGTGAATACTAGTGGATTATTGACTATAGAGGTAAAGAAGAAATTCAATGAATCTACAGTTTCAAGAATACTAGATTTAGTTCAAAATGCCAGCAGCAAAAAAGCACCAACAGAGAATTTCATTACTAAATTTGCAAGATATTATACTCCAGCTGTAGTTATTGGAGCAGCATTAGTAGCTGTTATACCTCCTATAGTTACTGGAGATCCATTTTCAGAATGGATATATAGAGCTTTGATATTTTTAGTAATATCTTGTCCATGTGCATTAGTAATATCAATTCCACTTGGATTCTTTGGAGGTATAGGTGGAGCTTCTAAATCAGGAATATTAGTTAAAGGTGGAAACTACCTAGAAGCATTAAATGAAGTAGATACAGTTGTATTTGATAAGACAGGTACATTGACTAAGGGAGTATTTAAAGTATCAGAGATAAATGTAGAGAAGGGATTTTCCAAAGAGGAAGTTTTAAGAGCTGCTGCTATTGCAGAAACTCACTCAAACCACCCAATTGCAAAATCTATTATAGAAGAATTCAATGGAGAAATAGATGAAAGCTTGATTGAAAGCTATGAAGAAATTTCAGGGCATGGTATAAAGGCCAATGTAAAGGGCAGTGTTGTATTAGCAGGTAATTTAAAGCTACTAGAAAGAGAAGGTATAGCAGCTACTCAAATTGAAAAGTCAGGAACTATAGTTTATGTAGCCATAGATGGGAAGCTTGCAGGAAGTATAGTTATTTCCGATATGTTAAAAGAAGATTCAGCAAAGGCTATGGAGTCCTTGAGAAATCAAGGCGTTAAAAAGCTTATGATGCTTACAGGTGATTTAGATAATGTAGCTAAGCAGGTTGCAAATGAGCTTAAGCTTGACGAATATTATTCAGAGCTACTACCTGAGGACAAAGTAAACGTATTAGAGAAAATCAGCAGGGCAAAAGGTGAAAAAGGTAAATTAGTCTTTGTAGGAGATGGAATCAATGACGCACCAGTACTTGCAAGAGCAGATATAGGTGTTGCCATGGGAGGATTAGGTTCAGATGCAGCTATAGAAGCAGCAGATGTAGTACTGATGACAGACGAGCCTTCAAAGCTTTCACAGGCAATATCTATAGCCAAAAAGACTAAAAAAATAGTCGTTCAAAATATTGTTTTAGCCCTAGGAGTCAAGGCCATAGTCTTAGCTCTAGGTGCCTTTGGAGTAGCTACAATGTGGGAAGCAGTATTTGCAGATGTAGGAGTAGCATTATTAGCAGTGCTTAATTCAATGAGAGTTATGAAAGTTAAATAG